GCCGTGCGCCAGGGCGTCCTCCGCGATCGCCCGACCGAGACCCGACGAGGTGCCGGTGATGAACCACACCCGCGCCGGCGCGGCATCGGTCTGGTGCGGTACCTGGTTCGTGCTCATGGGATCCTCCTCGCCCGTGGACCGGTCAGCCCTGTAGATCAAGAAGACACCGGGACTTCACAGGAAGTCCAAGACCCTTGCCCATACGTTCACGGCATAGATCGCAACAGGGGGCTTTCAACTCGATGGACGTCGACACCCGCGTCCTGCGCTACTTCGTCGCGGTGGCCGAGCAGCTCAGCTTCACCCGCGCCGCGGAAAGCCTGTTCGTCTCGCAGCCGGCCCTCAGCCGGCAGATCCGCCAGCTGGAGGCCGACCTCAAGATCACCCTGTTCGAGCGCACCAGCCGCGAGGTCCGCCTGACCGCGGCAGGCGAGGCGCTGCTGCCGGTGGCGCGCAAGCTGATTGACGACTGGCGGGACGCGCAGCGCGTCGCCCGCGGCATCGCGGCCGCCGAGAAGCGCGTGCTGCGCGTCGGGTTCGAGGCCACCGGCGCCGGCCCGCTGACCACCCTGGCGCGCACCGCGTTCGCCGCCCGCCACCCCGACGTCACCGTCGAACCCAAGCGCTTCGACTGGGGCGGCGAGGTCGCGGCCCTGCGCGACGGCCTGGTCGACGTCGCCTTCCTGTGGCTGCCCGCCGACACCACCGGCTTCCACACCGAGATCGTCGCGATCGAGGAGCGCCTGGTCGGCTTGGCGGCCGGGCACCGGCTGGCCGGCCGCCACAGCGTCGGCATCATGGACCTGCGCGACGAACCGGTGGTGTGGACCCGCAAGGCGCCCAGGTACTGGGTGGACTGGTGGGCGGTCAACCCGCGCCCGGACGGCTCGGAACCGGTGTGGGGCCCGGAGAACGACAACGTCGAGGAGATGCTGGAGCACGTCGCCGCGGGCGAGGCGATCTGCATCGGCCCCCGCTCGATGGCGGCCTACTACGCCCGCCCCGACCTGGTGTGGCGGCCGATCACGGACGTCGCGCCGCTGCGCATCGCCTTCGCCCGGCCGGCCGCCGGCACCAACCCGCTGGTCGCCGACTTCGCCGTGGTCGTCCGCGAGCTGGCGGACGTGCCGGAGCGGCGGCGCGAACCCGACCAGCGAGCCTGACCAGCGAGCCTGACCAGCGAGCCTGACCAGCAAGCCTGACCAGCAAGCCTGACCAGCAAGCCTGACCGGCGAAACCGACCAGCGGAACCGCCTAGCTGCTCCACCTCGTGCTGGCTCCCGCCGTGACGTCCAGGACCGTGCCGGAGACGTAGCGGGCGCGCGGCGAGGCGAGGAACGCGATCGACTCGGCCACGTCCTCTGGCTCGATCAGGCCGACCGGCTGCGTGTTGTACGTGCGCAGCGAGCGCTCCAGGTCGTCGACCGTCGTGCCGCCCGCCCACCGGTAGGTGGCCTCGTTGAGCACCATCGCGGTGCGCGTGCCGGTCGGCGCGACGCCGCTGACCCGCACGCCGGCCGGCCCGACCTCGGTCGCCAGGGCCTTGACCAGGCCGATCACGCCCCACTTGGCGGCCTGGTAGTGCGGCAGCAGCGGCGCGCCGTGGCGGCCCTCGCTGGAGGACACCACGACGACCGACCCGCTCTTCCGCGCCACCATGTGCGGCACGACCGCGCGCATGGTGTTGGCCACGCCGACGAGGTTGACGTCGAGGACGTCGGCGAACTGGCGCGGTGACATGTCGGCCATCGAGTTGTAGCTGCAGATGCCCGCGTTGGCGACGGCGACGTCGAGCCGCCCGTGCTCGCGCACGACCTGCCGGGCGACCTCCTGCATCCGCGCCGCGTCCCGCACGTCGGCCTTGACGGCCGTGGCGCGCCGGCCGAGCGCGCGGACCCCGCGCACGGTCTCGTCGAGCTCCGCCTCGCTGCCGAGCGGGTAGTCCAGCGCGATCGCGCGGGGGGAGGCGATGTCGAGCGCCACCACGTGCGCGCCCGCGCGGGCCAGCGCCAGGCACGTGGCCCGGCCGATGCCCCGGGCCGCACCGGTCACCAGGGCGACCTGCCCGCGCAGGTCGCCGCCCTTGTCGCCCTCGGGGGCGGCCTGGGCGCCACCGGCGCCCGCCACGACACCCGCCGCCGCGCCGGCGCCCGCCAGCAGCGCCCGCCTGCTCACCCCGGCCTGTTCCCTGGCCTGTTCCGTCATGGGCACGATCGTGGTGAGCGGGCCCGCGCGGTGTCCAAGACCCGCGACGATGCCGTTTGGTAATGGCTCCCGTGCACCCGGTCAAGTCCGACCAGTCGCGCACCGCGCCTTGTCGCCCGTCGCCGACCGCTAGTTGACTGGACCTCGTTCCCGGGCACGTCGTCCCGAACCACCTTGTCGCACAAGGGGAATCGGCCGTGCCCAGAAACCCACCCTAGGAGAGATCCATGAGTGACGCGGTGCGCACGCTGCTGCTCAACGCGGTCCGGCGGGACGACGTGGCCGAGGTGCGCGGCCTGCTGCGCAACGGCGTCGACCTCAACTGGCGCGGCTCGGACGGCCTCACGCCGCTGATGGTCGCCGCCGGCAAGGGCAACGCCGACCTGGTGCGGCTGCTCCTCGACGCCGGCGCCGACGTCTACACCACCGACAGCGCCGCCGGCGGCACCGCCCTGCACAAGGCGGTCCAGGGCGGTGACCTGGAGACGGTGAAGGTGCTGGTGGAGGCCGGTGCGTTCATCGACGCGGTGGCCGTGACCACCGGTCACACGCCGCTGCTGGACGCGTTCTGGTACAAGCACCCGGACGTCGTCGGCTACCTGCTGGACCTGAACGCGGGGCTGAACCTGGCCACGCACTACGGGTTCTCGATGCGCGACCACTTCGAGTACGCGATCAACGTCAACACCCTCGGCCGGGAGAAGCTGCTGGCCGCGGAGGCGTTGCTGAAGCGGCGCATCGAGGCCGACGAGCGCGCGGTGGAGCGGCAGAAGCTGATGGCCGCCACCGCCGCGGGCGACCTGATCGGCGTGCAGGTGCTGCTGGCCAACGGCGCGGAGGTCGACGCGCGCTACCCCGTGCTCAACGGCTTCAA
This portion of the Saccharothrix syringae genome encodes:
- a CDS encoding LysR family transcriptional regulator; amino-acid sequence: MDVDTRVLRYFVAVAEQLSFTRAAESLFVSQPALSRQIRQLEADLKITLFERTSREVRLTAAGEALLPVARKLIDDWRDAQRVARGIAAAEKRVLRVGFEATGAGPLTTLARTAFAARHPDVTVEPKRFDWGGEVAALRDGLVDVAFLWLPADTTGFHTEIVAIEERLVGLAAGHRLAGRHSVGIMDLRDEPVVWTRKAPRYWVDWWAVNPRPDGSEPVWGPENDNVEEMLEHVAAGEAICIGPRSMAAYYARPDLVWRPITDVAPLRIAFARPAAGTNPLVADFAVVVRELADVPERRREPDQRA
- a CDS encoding mycofactocin-coupled SDR family oxidoreductase (This oxidoreductase belongs to a branch of the SDR family in which the NAD cofactor is especially deeply buried and is non-exchangeable. Members of this branch occur only in species that product mycofactocin, a small molecule electron carrier derived from the final two residues of the mycofactocin precursor protein, MftA. Mycofactocin is thought to mediate transfers of electrons between such non-exchangeable NAD cofactors from different enzymes acting on different substates, and has been shown to play a role in the metabolism of alcohols and aldehydes in Mycolicibacterium smegmatis and in Mycobacterium tuberculosis.), whose amino-acid sequence is MTEQAREQAGVSRRALLAGAGAAAGVVAGAGGAQAAPEGDKGGDLRGQVALVTGAARGIGRATCLALARAGAHVVALDIASPRAIALDYPLGSEAELDETVRGVRALGRRATAVKADVRDAARMQEVARQVVREHGRLDVAVANAGICSYNSMADMSPRQFADVLDVNLVGVANTMRAVVPHMVARKSGSVVVVSSSEGRHGAPLLPHYQAAKWGVIGLVKALATEVGPAGVRVSGVAPTGTRTAMVLNEATYRWAGGTTVDDLERSLRTYNTQPVGLIEPEDVAESIAFLASPRARYVSGTVLDVTAGASTRWSS
- a CDS encoding ankyrin repeat domain-containing protein, which encodes MSDAVRTLLLNAVRRDDVAEVRGLLRNGVDLNWRGSDGLTPLMVAAGKGNADLVRLLLDAGADVYTTDSAAGGTALHKAVQGGDLETVKVLVEAGAFIDAVAVTTGHTPLLDAFWYKHPDVVGYLLDLNAGLNLATHYGFSMRDHFEYAINVNTLGREKLLAAEALLKRRIEADERAVERQKLMAATAAGDLIGVQVLLANGAEVDARYPVLNGFNDLHTPLLVASRDGHVEIVRALIAAGADVNATEPTFGAVPLHKAVYNGHAEITQILVDTPGTDIDFQGSTNGYTPLHDALWHGFEDCARILVRAGARLDLVGHDGKTPLEMAVDVFGPDHDLTNTIRNT